From one Streptomyces sp. R41 genomic stretch:
- a CDS encoding TetR/AcrR family transcriptional regulator, translating to MTDSEESRGPRAKAAGKRRQLTAAAARVLHEQGVERTTIADIARAADVPAGNVYYYFKTKDELVEAALSEHATNLEALTGRLDQLADPRERLKRLVDAWVSQRDTAARYGCPTGTLAAELDKRAEGGLDLTAGRVIRQLLEWVEAQYRQIGVADPEGHALALVGAYQGMSLLSNALRDPEIMAREGARLTRELDSLG from the coding sequence GTGACTGACTCAGAAGAATCCAGGGGCCCTCGGGCGAAGGCGGCCGGCAAGCGGCGGCAGCTGACGGCGGCCGCCGCCCGGGTCCTGCACGAGCAGGGCGTGGAGCGCACGACCATCGCCGACATCGCCCGCGCCGCCGATGTCCCGGCGGGCAACGTGTACTACTACTTCAAGACCAAGGACGAGCTGGTCGAGGCCGCCCTCTCCGAGCACGCGACGAATCTGGAGGCCCTTACGGGCCGGCTCGATCAGCTCGCCGATCCGCGCGAACGCCTCAAGAGGCTCGTCGACGCGTGGGTCTCCCAGCGCGACACCGCGGCCCGCTACGGCTGCCCCACGGGCACCCTCGCCGCGGAGCTCGACAAGCGGGCCGAGGGGGGCCTCGACCTCACGGCGGGCCGGGTCATCCGGCAGCTGCTGGAGTGGGTGGAGGCGCAGTACCGCCAGATCGGCGTGGCGGACCCCGAAGGCCACGCACTGGCGCTCGTCGGCGCCTACCAGGGCATGTCGCTGCTCTCCAACGCCCTGCGCGACCCGGAGATCATGGCCCGCGAGGGGGCCCGCCTCACCCGCGAGCTCGACAGCCTGGGGTGA
- a CDS encoding TetR family transcriptional regulator, which translates to MDIADTAEAAPRPGLRERKKQRTRDALLRAALELFTTKGYEQTTVDEIAEAVDVSQRTFFRYFAGKEDVALFSQRIAESHFLAAVRERPPHEAPLTALRLAVLEGWDTIGEAVDAVVPIELHMRTFRLIESTPALLAVHLRRSAELEEEIARVIAEREGLDVDVDPRPRVAVAVFGGVMRVTGRLWGAGEDVSVEAIRELTASYLDHVGPALAEKWRTD; encoded by the coding sequence ATGGACATCGCGGACACGGCGGAGGCGGCGCCACGTCCCGGGCTGCGCGAACGCAAGAAGCAGCGCACCCGCGACGCGCTGCTGCGGGCCGCCCTCGAGCTGTTCACCACCAAGGGGTACGAGCAGACGACCGTCGACGAGATCGCCGAGGCCGTCGACGTCTCCCAGCGCACCTTCTTCCGCTACTTCGCGGGCAAGGAGGACGTCGCCCTGTTCAGCCAGCGGATCGCGGAGTCGCACTTCCTCGCCGCCGTGCGCGAACGCCCGCCCCACGAAGCCCCGTTGACGGCGCTGCGGCTGGCCGTCCTGGAGGGCTGGGACACCATCGGCGAGGCGGTCGACGCCGTCGTCCCGATCGAACTGCACATGCGCACCTTCCGGTTGATCGAGTCGACCCCCGCGCTGCTCGCCGTCCACCTGCGCCGCTCCGCCGAGCTGGAGGAGGAGATCGCACGGGTGATCGCCGAGCGTGAGGGCCTCGACGTGGACGTGGATCCGCGGCCGCGTGTCGCGGTCGCCGTATTCGGCGGAGTGATGCGCGTCACGGGCCGGTTGTGGGGCGCCGGTGAGGACGTCAGCGTCGAAGCGATCCGCGAGCTGACCGCCTCTTATCTCGATCACGTGGGTCCCGCGCTGGCCGAGAAGTGGCGTACCGACTGA
- a CDS encoding MerR family transcriptional regulator produces MTVMETTAESTETGARTRTDVCAAPPDRHRRPDGQDNYTISEVVAFTGLTAHTLRWYERIGLMPHIDRSHTGQRRYSNRDLDWLSLVGKLRLTGMPVADMVRYAELVREGDQTYTARYELLEATRRDVKARIAELQDTLAVLDHKINFYADAGRALASERP; encoded by the coding sequence ATGACGGTGATGGAGACCACGGCCGAGTCCACCGAGACCGGCGCCAGGACCAGGACCGACGTCTGCGCGGCGCCGCCGGACCGGCACCGGCGCCCGGACGGCCAGGACAACTACACGATCAGCGAGGTCGTCGCCTTCACCGGCCTCACCGCGCACACCCTGCGCTGGTACGAGCGCATCGGGCTGATGCCGCACATCGACCGCTCGCACACCGGCCAGCGCCGCTACAGCAACCGCGACCTGGACTGGCTGAGCCTCGTCGGCAAACTCCGGCTCACCGGGATGCCCGTCGCCGACATGGTGCGGTACGCGGAACTGGTGCGCGAGGGCGACCAGACCTACACCGCGCGCTACGAACTCCTGGAGGCGACCCGCCGGGACGTCAAGGCCCGGATCGCCGAGCTCCAGGACACGCTCGCGGTGCTCGATCACAAGATCAACTTCTATGCGGACGCCGGGCGGGCCCTGGCGTCGGAAAGGCCGTGA
- a CDS encoding aldo/keto reductase, giving the protein MTDGEISKVRLGTGGPEVGVQGLGCMGMSWAYGPSDADESRAALERALELGVTLYDTAEGYGGGENEKFLSPFFKAHRDEVVIATKYGVTVPSGDRTKRIIRNDPPYIRQAVEGSLKRLDVDVIDLYYMHRRDVNVPIEESVGAMAELVREGKVKHLGLSEITAGELRAAQAVHPIAAVQSEWSLFSRDIEANVVPAVRELGVALVPYSPLGRGFLTGSFANADQDLSEGDVRRTHPRFLGVNASANAALLDPIRSIAEAHGASPGQIALAWVQQQATVHDFTVVPIPGTTKRTRVEENTAATRIVLTEDELALLEPIASKVAGDRYPDMSFASAGRE; this is encoded by the coding sequence ATGACGGACGGCGAGATCTCGAAGGTGCGGCTCGGCACGGGAGGCCCCGAGGTCGGGGTGCAGGGACTCGGCTGCATGGGCATGAGCTGGGCGTACGGCCCCTCCGACGCGGACGAGTCCCGGGCCGCCCTGGAGCGGGCGCTGGAGCTGGGCGTCACGCTCTACGACACGGCGGAGGGCTACGGCGGCGGCGAGAACGAGAAGTTCCTGTCGCCCTTCTTCAAGGCACACCGGGACGAGGTCGTGATCGCGACCAAGTACGGCGTCACGGTCCCGTCGGGCGACCGGACCAAGCGGATCATCCGCAACGACCCGCCGTACATCCGCCAGGCCGTCGAGGGCAGCCTCAAGCGGCTGGACGTCGACGTGATCGACCTTTACTACATGCACCGGCGCGATGTGAACGTGCCGATCGAGGAGAGCGTCGGCGCCATGGCGGAGCTGGTGCGCGAGGGCAAGGTCAAGCACCTGGGGCTCAGCGAGATCACCGCCGGGGAGCTGCGCGCGGCGCAGGCCGTGCACCCGATCGCGGCCGTGCAGTCGGAGTGGTCGCTGTTCAGCCGGGACATCGAGGCGAACGTCGTGCCCGCCGTTCGTGAGCTGGGCGTGGCGCTCGTCCCGTACTCGCCGCTCGGCCGGGGCTTCCTCACCGGCTCCTTCGCCAACGCCGACCAGGACCTCTCGGAGGGCGACGTCCGGCGCACGCACCCCCGCTTTCTGGGGGTGAACGCGTCCGCGAACGCGGCGCTGCTGGACCCGATCCGGTCCATCGCCGAGGCCCACGGCGCCTCGCCGGGCCAGATCGCCCTGGCGTGGGTCCAACAACAGGCCACCGTCCACGACTTCACGGTCGTACCCATCCCGGGCACCACCAAGCGCACGCGGGTCGAGGAGAACACGGCGGCCACGCGAATCGTCCTGACCGAGGACGAGTTGGCCCTCCTTGAGCCGATCGCCTCCAAGGTCGCGGGTGACCGCTACCCGGACATGTCGTTCGCGTCGGCGGGCCGGGAGTAA
- a CDS encoding small hydrophobic protein, which produces MMAGFGHGTRRYPRSRGRMRSRTGPDRATLGIIGLVCAIAGFFTLSIILGPLAIACGWLSMGRRWRGSRPLTALIALILGALDTLLAIIWLAGSTGASNGWL; this is translated from the coding sequence ATGATGGCGGGCTTCGGACACGGTACGCGCAGGTACCCCCGTTCACGTGGCCGCATGAGGTCACGGACCGGGCCGGATCGCGCGACCCTGGGCATCATCGGCCTCGTCTGCGCGATCGCCGGTTTCTTCACGCTGAGCATCATCCTCGGCCCACTGGCGATCGCCTGCGGCTGGCTGTCCATGGGCCGCCGCTGGAGGGGCTCCCGCCCACTGACGGCCCTCATCGCCCTGATCCTGGGCGCGTTGGACACCCTCCTGGCGATCATCTGGCTGGCCGGCTCAACGGGCGCGAGCAACGGCTGGCTCTGA
- a CDS encoding pirin family protein: protein MMDVRRADERYRGGDPAAGISSLHAFSFGPHYDPDNLRFGAVIACNEEWLAPGAGFDEHPHSHTEIVTWVVEGELTHRDSAGHESVVRPGDVQRLSSAGGVRHVERNDGSQPLTFVQMWLAPLEPGGDPSYEIVHGIADSTPYAVPEAGAMLHVRRLTAGERTAVPDAPFVYVHCVRGEVRLDGEELGPGDAARITEAKDLEALAGSPAELLLWEMTTG, encoded by the coding sequence GTGATGGACGTCCGCCGCGCCGACGAGCGCTACCGCGGAGGGGACCCGGCGGCCGGGATCTCCTCGCTCCACGCCTTTTCCTTCGGCCCGCACTACGACCCGGACAACCTCCGCTTCGGCGCGGTGATCGCCTGCAACGAGGAGTGGCTCGCGCCCGGCGCGGGCTTCGACGAGCACCCGCACAGCCACACCGAGATCGTCACGTGGGTGGTGGAGGGTGAGCTGACCCACCGGGACTCGGCCGGTCACGAGTCGGTGGTGCGCCCCGGCGACGTCCAGCGCCTCAGCTCGGCGGGCGGCGTCCGCCACGTGGAGCGCAACGACGGCTCACAGCCGCTGACCTTCGTTCAGATGTGGCTGGCCCCGCTGGAGCCGGGCGGCGACCCGTCGTACGAGATCGTCCACGGCATCGCGGACTCCACGCCGTACGCGGTCCCCGAGGCGGGCGCCATGCTCCACGTACGCCGCCTGACGGCGGGGGAGCGGACCGCGGTGCCCGACGCGCCCTTCGTCTACGTTCATTGCGTCCGCGGCGAAGTCCGCCTGGACGGCGAGGAGCTGGGACCGGGCGACGCGGCCCGCATCACGGAGGCGAAGGACCTGGAGGCGCTGGCGGGCTCACCGGCGGAGCTGCTGCTGTGGGAGATGACGACGGGCTGA
- a CDS encoding NAD(P)H-binding protein translates to MYVVTGATGNVGQALVRTLTEARLPVTAVARHITGADVPPGVRVAAADLAEPAGLGGAFEGGEALFLLVAGEDPHGILDTAKTAGIRKVVLLSSQGVATRPEAYRHPGRFEAAVRESGLDWTVLRSGGMASNAFAWAESIRARREAAAPFGEVGLPFVDPDDVAAVAAAVLRSGAHGGATYTLTGPAATTPPERAAAIASALGEPVRFTEQTREEAHELMARFMPLPVVEGTLAILGAPTDDERRVSPDVERVLGRAPGTFAAWAERNAAAFR, encoded by the coding sequence ATGTACGTGGTGACAGGTGCGACCGGAAACGTCGGGCAGGCGCTGGTGCGGACGCTCACCGAGGCCCGGCTGCCGGTGACGGCGGTGGCCCGGCACATCACCGGGGCCGATGTGCCGCCGGGAGTCCGCGTGGCCGCCGCCGACCTGGCCGAGCCGGCCGGCCTCGGGGGCGCCTTCGAAGGCGGTGAGGCGCTGTTCCTCCTGGTGGCGGGGGAGGACCCGCACGGCATCCTGGACACGGCCAAGACCGCCGGGATCCGCAAGGTGGTGCTGCTGTCCTCCCAGGGGGTGGCGACCCGCCCTGAGGCGTACCGCCACCCGGGCCGATTCGAGGCGGCCGTACGGGAGTCCGGGCTCGACTGGACGGTCCTGAGGTCGGGCGGGATGGCGAGCAACGCCTTCGCGTGGGCCGAGTCGATCCGCGCCCGGCGGGAGGCCGCGGCGCCGTTCGGCGAGGTCGGCCTGCCCTTCGTCGACCCCGACGACGTGGCCGCGGTCGCTGCCGCCGTCCTGCGGTCGGGCGCTCACGGCGGGGCCACCTACACCCTGACCGGTCCCGCGGCGACCACCCCGCCCGAGCGGGCGGCCGCGATCGCGAGCGCCCTGGGCGAACCGGTGCGCTTCACCGAGCAGACCCGCGAGGAGGCCCACGAGCTGATGGCACGCTTCATGCCGCTGCCCGTGGTGGAGGGCACCCTGGCCATCCTGGGCGCCCCCACCGACGACGAGCGGCGGGTCAGCCCCGACGTCGAACGCGTCCTGGGCCGCGCCCCGGGCACCTTCGCGGCCTGGGCCGAACGCAACGCCGCGGCCTTCCGGTGA
- a CDS encoding DUF4429 domain-containing protein, producing MARMGDVLAGFHAAWEFESDSVLIRFERGIRTPKLFQALGERRIPLEAIAAVTLTPGKRGTVVLRAVPRAGADPLMEAAAGQLKEGCDPYRLVLPAERETLAEYYADELRGQLTEDDEPAERYLVSPPEAPLQFKAYDGKASFDGKSVSFRWFWTGASSAKWKAGDQSFPVADLSGVEWRSPEVFEGHLRLLRRRPAPAQPAQADQDPAAVVFGLGYGPVHESLPFAAAVLSAVRASGSGALPPAAASRRDPADIAERIRHLGELHEAGLVTDEEFTSKKAELLAEL from the coding sequence ATGGCCCGCATGGGTGACGTACTGGCCGGATTTCATGCCGCCTGGGAGTTCGAGTCCGACTCCGTGCTCATCCGCTTCGAACGGGGGATCCGGACGCCGAAGCTGTTCCAGGCACTCGGCGAACGCCGCATCCCCCTGGAGGCGATCGCGGCGGTGACGCTGACGCCCGGGAAGCGTGGCACGGTCGTTCTGCGTGCCGTGCCCAGGGCGGGTGCCGATCCGCTGATGGAGGCGGCCGCGGGGCAGCTCAAGGAGGGGTGCGATCCCTATCGGCTCGTGCTGCCCGCCGAGCGCGAGACGCTCGCCGAGTACTACGCGGACGAGCTGCGCGGACAGCTCACCGAGGACGACGAGCCCGCCGAGCGCTACCTGGTGAGCCCGCCCGAGGCGCCGCTGCAGTTCAAGGCGTACGACGGGAAGGCGTCCTTCGACGGCAAGTCGGTGTCCTTCCGGTGGTTCTGGACGGGCGCCTCCTCCGCGAAGTGGAAGGCCGGCGACCAGAGTTTCCCGGTCGCCGACCTGAGCGGGGTCGAGTGGCGCTCTCCCGAGGTCTTCGAGGGCCATCTGCGGCTGCTGCGCCGTCGGCCGGCGCCCGCGCAGCCCGCCCAGGCCGACCAGGATCCGGCGGCCGTTGTCTTCGGGCTCGGCTACGGGCCGGTGCACGAGTCGCTGCCGTTCGCGGCCGCCGTTCTCTCTGCGGTGCGCGCCTCCGGATCCGGGGCGCTGCCTCCGGCCGCCGCGTCGCGTCGCGATCCGGCCGACATCGCCGAACGGATTCGGCATCTCGGGGAGTTGCATGAGGCGGGGCTGGTGACGGATGAGGAGTTCACGTCCAAGAAGGCGGAACTCCTCGCGGAGCTGTAG
- a CDS encoding potassium channel family protein: MKDESAQARWELHTQRPLLALAVAFALAYAVPIVDSDASRSLTLTCTVVEWAVWGSFAADYLVRLVLARQRRDFVRTHWLDLCAVILPILQPLRLLRLVSTLMLVGRRARMASQIRLTTYVGGAVIGLLMFGSLAVLSVERDSPNGNIKTLGDAVWWSFTTMTTVGYGDHAPTTGLGRMLAVGLMLSGIALLGVVTANIAAWFISRFDKDDVEERRQTAAIEALTEEVRALRAEVAALSGGAPPGVSLPVPGATEEHSR; the protein is encoded by the coding sequence ATGAAGGATGAATCGGCACAGGCTCGTTGGGAGCTGCACACCCAGCGGCCTCTGCTCGCGCTCGCGGTGGCCTTCGCCCTCGCGTACGCCGTGCCGATCGTGGACAGCGACGCGAGCCGCTCGCTGACGCTCACGTGCACGGTGGTGGAGTGGGCGGTGTGGGGGTCGTTCGCCGCCGACTATCTCGTACGACTCGTACTGGCCCGGCAGCGGCGGGACTTCGTCCGCACCCACTGGCTGGACCTGTGCGCGGTGATCCTGCCGATCCTGCAGCCGCTGCGGCTGCTGCGACTCGTCTCCACGCTGATGCTGGTGGGGCGGCGGGCACGGATGGCCTCGCAGATCCGGCTGACGACGTACGTCGGGGGCGCGGTGATCGGGCTGCTGATGTTCGGCTCGCTCGCGGTGCTGTCCGTGGAGCGGGACTCACCCAATGGGAACATCAAGACGCTGGGCGACGCGGTGTGGTGGTCGTTCACGACGATGACGACGGTCGGGTACGGGGATCACGCGCCGACGACCGGTCTGGGCCGCATGCTCGCGGTCGGGCTCATGCTCTCCGGCATCGCCCTCCTCGGTGTCGTCACCGCGAACATCGCCGCGTGGTTCATCTCCCGCTTCGACAAGGACGACGTGGAGGAACGGCGCCAGACCGCCGCGATCGAGGCCCTCACGGAGGAGGTACGCGCACTGCGTGCGGAGGTCGCCGCGCTGTCTGGCGGGGCGCCTCCGGGAGTGTCACTCCCGGTGCCGGGGGCTACGGAGGAACACTCGCGCTAG
- a CDS encoding MFS transporter, whose product MTSQTTIDTTGSGDKTPLALSDQAPAKGLRGHPWFTLITVAVGVMMVALDGTIVAIANPAIQKDLGASFADVQWITNGYFLALAVTLITAGKLGDRFGHRQTFLIGVVGFAAASGAIGLSDSIALVVTFRVFQGLFGALLMPAALGLLRATFPAEKLNMAIGIWGMVIGASTAGGPILGGLLVQHVSWQSVFFINVPVGVIALVLGVLILTDHRAKNAPRSFDILGIALLSAAMFCLVWALIKAPTWGWGDGLTWTFLGASVLGFALFALWEKRVKEPLIPLALFRSVPLSAGVVLMVLMAIAFLGGLFFVTCYLQNVHGMSPVDAGLHLLPLTGMMIVGSPLAGALITKVGPRIPLAGGMALTAISMYGMSTLDTGTSSGVMSIWFAGLGLGLAPVMVGATEVIVGNAPMELSGVAGGLQQAAMQIGGSLGTAVLGAVMASKVDGDLAGNWADAKLPPLTPAQLDQASEAVQVGAAPVTKDTPAAIAAQITDVAHDTFISGMSLACLVAAGVAVVAVFVAMLTKRGDNAEAAGAGAGHI is encoded by the coding sequence ATGACTAGTCAGACCACCATCGACACGACGGGCTCGGGGGACAAGACACCGCTCGCCCTGTCGGATCAGGCCCCCGCCAAGGGACTGCGCGGCCATCCGTGGTTCACCCTCATCACCGTGGCCGTCGGGGTCATGATGGTGGCCCTGGACGGCACCATCGTGGCCATCGCCAACCCCGCCATCCAGAAGGACCTCGGCGCGAGCTTCGCCGACGTCCAGTGGATCACCAACGGCTACTTCCTCGCCCTCGCGGTCACGCTGATCACCGCGGGCAAGCTCGGCGACCGGTTCGGGCACCGCCAGACCTTCCTCATAGGCGTGGTCGGCTTCGCCGCCGCCTCCGGTGCCATCGGCCTGTCCGACAGCATCGCCCTCGTGGTCACCTTCCGGGTCTTCCAGGGGCTGTTCGGCGCGCTGCTGATGCCGGCCGCACTCGGCCTGCTGCGGGCCACCTTCCCGGCCGAGAAGCTGAACATGGCGATCGGCATCTGGGGCATGGTCATCGGCGCCTCCACCGCGGGCGGCCCGATCCTCGGCGGTCTGCTGGTGCAGCACGTCAGCTGGCAGTCGGTGTTCTTCATCAACGTGCCCGTCGGCGTCATCGCACTGGTCCTCGGTGTGCTGATCCTGACCGACCACCGCGCCAAGAACGCGCCCCGCTCCTTCGACATCCTCGGCATCGCGCTGCTCTCCGCCGCCATGTTCTGCCTGGTCTGGGCGCTCATCAAGGCCCCGACCTGGGGCTGGGGCGACGGTCTGACCTGGACCTTCCTGGGCGCCTCGGTGCTCGGTTTCGCGCTCTTCGCCCTCTGGGAGAAGAGGGTGAAGGAGCCGCTGATCCCGCTGGCACTGTTCCGCTCGGTGCCGCTGTCGGCGGGCGTCGTCCTCATGGTGCTGATGGCCATCGCCTTCCTGGGCGGCCTGTTCTTCGTCACCTGCTATCTGCAGAACGTGCACGGCATGAGCCCGGTCGACGCCGGCCTGCACCTGCTGCCGCTCACCGGAATGATGATCGTGGGCTCGCCGCTGGCCGGCGCCCTCATCACCAAGGTGGGCCCGCGCATCCCGCTGGCGGGAGGCATGGCGCTCACCGCGATCTCCATGTACGGCATGTCCACGCTGGACACGGGCACCAGCAGCGGCGTCATGTCGATCTGGTTCGCCGGTCTCGGCCTCGGCCTCGCGCCGGTCATGGTCGGCGCGACCGAGGTCATCGTGGGCAACGCGCCGATGGAGCTCTCCGGTGTCGCCGGCGGGCTCCAGCAGGCCGCCATGCAGATCGGCGGCAGCCTCGGTACGGCGGTGCTGGGCGCCGTGATGGCCTCCAAGGTCGACGGCGACCTCGCGGGCAACTGGGCCGACGCCAAGCTGCCGCCGCTCACCCCGGCCCAGCTCGACCAGGCCTCCGAGGCGGTCCAGGTGGGTGCCGCGCCGGTCACCAAGGACACGCCGGCCGCGATCGCCGCGCAGATCACCGACGTCGCGCACGACACCTTCATCTCCGGCATGAGCCTGGCGTGCCTCGTCGCAGCCGGGGTGGCCGTCGTGGCGGTCTTCGTCGCGATGCTCACCAAGCGGGGCGACAACGCGGAGGCCGCGGGGGCGGGGGCCGGGCACATCTGA
- a CDS encoding serine hydrolase domain-containing protein, with translation MSLHSLALIENWPVPTAAAAVVRADGTVLGTHGPVTRRFPLASVTKPLAAYAALVAYEEGAIELDEPAGPAGSTVRHLLAHTSGLAFDEHRVTSAPGERRLYSNAGFEVLGDHIAKATDIPFAEYLRQAVLQPLGMASTTLDGSPAKDGVSTVDDLVRFAAEVQAPRLLDPRTVAEAMTVQYPGTKGVLPGYGHQNPNDWGLGFEIRDSKSPHWTGSSSSARTFGHFGQSGTFLWIDPDAGAAGVALTDRAFGPWAVEAWTPFTDAVLTELRG, from the coding sequence ATGTCCTTGCACAGCCTGGCGTTGATCGAGAACTGGCCCGTCCCCACGGCCGCGGCGGCCGTCGTCCGCGCGGACGGCACGGTGCTCGGGACCCATGGGCCCGTGACGCGTCGCTTCCCGCTGGCCTCCGTCACCAAGCCGCTCGCCGCGTACGCCGCGCTCGTCGCGTACGAGGAGGGAGCCATCGAGCTCGACGAGCCGGCGGGGCCGGCCGGTTCGACGGTCCGTCATCTCCTCGCGCACACCTCCGGGCTCGCCTTCGACGAGCACCGGGTGACGTCCGCGCCCGGGGAGCGGCGGCTGTACTCCAACGCCGGGTTCGAGGTGCTCGGGGACCACATCGCCAAGGCGACGGACATTCCCTTCGCGGAGTATCTGCGCCAGGCGGTGCTGCAGCCGCTGGGCATGGCCTCGACCACGCTCGACGGTTCACCCGCCAAGGACGGCGTCTCGACGGTCGACGACCTCGTGCGGTTCGCCGCCGAGGTGCAGGCGCCGCGGCTCCTCGACCCGCGTACGGTCGCCGAGGCGATGACCGTTCAATACCCCGGCACGAAGGGCGTCCTGCCGGGATACGGGCACCAGAACCCCAACGACTGGGGGCTCGGCTTCGAGATCCGCGACTCCAAGTCGCCGCACTGGACGGGGTCTTCGTCCTCGGCTCGTACGTTCGGGCACTTCGGGCAGTCCGGTACGTTCCTGTGGATCGACCCGGACGCGGGCGCCGCGGGTGTCGCGCTGACCGATCGGGCGTTCGGGCCCTGGGCGGTGGAGGCGTGGACCCCGTTCACGGATGCGGTACTGACGGAGCTGCGGGGCTGA
- a CDS encoding GNAT family N-acetyltransferase: protein MSLVRRAVPEDAEEVLRLRQVMIDSVFAADGSAEWHAESLPTIRGKLAEPDGNFAAFVVDHPDRPEALAALVAGTVEYRIGRAGNPHGAVGHVFSVATDPDARRRGYARACMETLLDWFRERGVAQVDLNASAQAEPLYASLGFVRKPDPSMRLNL, encoded by the coding sequence ATGAGTCTCGTACGCCGTGCCGTGCCCGAGGACGCCGAGGAAGTGCTGCGGCTGCGTCAGGTGATGATCGATTCGGTCTTCGCCGCGGACGGCTCCGCCGAGTGGCATGCGGAGTCACTGCCGACCATACGCGGCAAGCTCGCCGAACCCGACGGGAACTTCGCGGCCTTCGTCGTCGACCACCCCGACCGGCCGGAGGCACTCGCGGCCCTCGTCGCGGGCACGGTCGAGTACCGGATCGGGCGCGCGGGCAATCCGCACGGCGCGGTGGGCCATGTCTTCAGCGTCGCCACCGACCCGGACGCGCGGCGCCGCGGCTACGCCCGCGCGTGCATGGAGACGCTCCTCGACTGGTTCCGCGAGCGGGGCGTCGCTCAGGTCGACCTCAACGCCTCCGCCCAGGCCGAGCCGCTCTACGCCTCCCTCGGATTCGTCCGCAAGCCGGACCCCTCGATGCGGCTGAACCTCTGA
- a CDS encoding alpha/beta hydrolase: MTSFDTSPQLSVWRALLALAVVFVMLATGGWTALNSHRAATPLQASRSAWEHGSLAGHRLPDLDSAPGRLARFFATLDAHQRSRLAHRYPLAVGNMNGAPVTLRYQANHIALEQQRKVERKRMHDNRLSTLGQHEAGRRMHRYEALLHKGRKILAFDPMGTGRIAEVFGSLDKARRISVVVPGVDTDLLNFQRTNKPNSAPVGMARSLYAAEHAADPSTRTAVIAWADYTAPSGLGMDAATAMRAEEGAVRLNALLRGLPGNSQVALYCHSYGSVLCGVAAHELPSRVSDIAVAGSPGMRAEKASNLHTSAQVWAMRDSDDWIADVPNLEVGGLGHGADPVSKGFGARVLSAKDSKGHTGYFEPGTESLRNFAEIGIGAYRAVTCARDDDACRTGLSGTASG, translated from the coding sequence GTGACTTCCTTCGACACATCCCCCCAACTCAGCGTTTGGCGCGCATTGCTCGCGCTGGCCGTGGTGTTCGTGATGCTGGCCACCGGTGGGTGGACCGCGCTGAACAGCCATCGGGCAGCGACGCCGCTCCAAGCGTCACGCTCGGCGTGGGAGCACGGCAGCCTCGCCGGACACCGGCTCCCGGACCTGGACTCCGCGCCCGGCCGGCTGGCCCGCTTCTTCGCCACGCTCGACGCCCACCAGCGCTCCCGGCTCGCCCACCGCTACCCGCTCGCGGTCGGCAACATGAACGGGGCGCCCGTGACACTGCGCTACCAGGCGAACCACATCGCCCTGGAGCAACAGCGCAAGGTCGAGCGCAAACGCATGCACGACAACCGGCTCTCGACCCTCGGCCAGCACGAGGCGGGCCGACGTATGCACCGCTACGAGGCGCTGCTGCACAAGGGCCGCAAGATCCTCGCCTTCGACCCCATGGGGACGGGGCGGATCGCCGAGGTCTTCGGCAGCCTCGACAAGGCCCGGCGGATCTCGGTCGTGGTGCCCGGTGTCGACACCGACCTGCTCAACTTCCAGCGCACCAACAAGCCGAACTCGGCGCCCGTCGGCATGGCGCGTTCGCTGTACGCGGCCGAGCATGCGGCGGATCCGAGCACGCGTACGGCCGTGATCGCGTGGGCCGACTACACGGCACCCAGCGGGCTCGGCATGGACGCGGCGACCGCCATGCGCGCCGAGGAGGGCGCGGTCCGGCTGAACGCGCTGCTGCGGGGGCTGCCGGGGAACTCGCAGGTGGCCCTGTACTGCCACAGCTACGGCTCCGTGCTGTGCGGGGTCGCCGCCCATGAACTGCCCTCCCGGGTCTCCGACATAGCGGTGGCGGGCAGCCCCGGCATGCGCGCCGAGAAGGCGTCGAACCTGCACACCTCGGCCCAGGTCTGGGCGATGCGGGACTCCGACGACTGGATCGCGGACGTACCGAATCTTGAGGTCGGAGGGCTCGGACACGGAGCCGACCCGGTGTCGAAGGGATTCGGGGCGCGGGTCCTGTCGGCGAAGGACTCGAAGGGTCACACCGGCTATTTCGAGCCGGGTACGGAGAGTCTCCGCAACTTCGCGGAGATCGGCATTGGTGCGTACCGCGCGGTGACGTGCGCGCGCGACGATGACGCGTGCCGGACGGGTTTGTCCGGCACCGCGTCGGGCTGA